The Macaca fascicularis isolate 582-1 chromosome 1, T2T-MFA8v1.1 genome includes a window with the following:
- the LOC141409653 gene encoding LOW QUALITY PROTEIN: putative uncharacterized protein encoded by LINC00303 (The sequence of the model RefSeq protein was modified relative to this genomic sequence to represent the inferred CDS: deleted 1 base in 1 codon), translating to MAGPEHVGEPRRLARVCGFLGGSGGNILEETKRTQSSTEQASRAVHSPLQSPQTKSMKALAIGSHWFLLQIHTLPPITKATCHHWPPACCGRRAGQTTLPPLTPVARVCESMGRRCPGNHLTQREGKVMQWHPPLR from the exons ATGGCTGGGCCAGAGCACGTGGGCGAGCCTAGGAGGCTGGCTCGGGTCTGCGGCTTCCTGGGAGGAA GTGGTGGCAATATCCTTGAAGAGACTAAAAGAACTCAGAGCAGCACTGAACAAGCCAGCAGAGCCGTC CACTCACCCCTACAGTCTCCACAGACAAAGTCCATGAAAGCATTGGccattggct CCCACTG GTTTCTGCTCCAAATTCACACACTCCCTCCTATCACCAAAGCCACCTGCCACCACTGGCCTCCTGCATGCTGTGGGAGGAGAGCAGGGCAGACGACGTTGCCTCCCCTGACTCCAGTGGCGCGGGTTTGTGAGTCCATGGGGCGCAGATGTCCAGGGAACCATCTGACGCAGCGTGAGGGCAAGGTGATGCAGTGGCATCCCCCCTTGAGATGA